The DNA sequence GCGCGCACCCCGCCGGAGCCCCGTACCGGGGACCTGGCCTACATCCTGTTCACGTCGGGCTCGACCGGGAAGCCGAAGGGCGTCCCGATCCGGCACCGCAACGTCTGTTCCTACCTCGGCCACGTCGTGCCGCGGTACGGCATGGCGCCGGGCAGCCGCGTGTCCCAGACGTTCGACCTGACCTTCGACCTGTCGGTGTTCGACATGTTCACCGCGTGGAGCGGCGGCGCGACGCTCGTCGTCCCCAGCCGCGAGGACCTGCTGGCGCCGGTGCGGTTCGTCGCGGAGAAGCGGCTCACCCACTGGTTCGCCGTGCCGTCGATCGTGTCCTACGCCCAGCGGCTGCGCAGCCTGCGGCCGGGGAGCATGCCCACGCTCCGCTGGAGCCTGTTCTGCGGTGAGCCGCTGACCACGCACCAGGCCGAGGCGTGGCAGCGCGCCGCACCCGGCGGCGTCGTGGAAAACCTCTACGGGCCAACGGAACTGACCATCAGCTGCGCGGAATTCCGGCTGCCCGCCGATCCGGCGGACTGGCCGGTCACCGCGAACGGGACCGTGCCGGTCGGGCGCCCCTACCCCAGCCTCAGCCACGTCGTGCTCGACGACCGCGGCCGCCCCGCGGTGGAGGGCGAACTCTGCGCGCGCGGGCCCCAGCGGTTCCCCGGCTACCTCGACCCGGCCGCCAACGAAGGCCGCTTCTACCACTTCGGCCCGGGCGACGAGACCGCGCGCCTGCACGGCCCGGACGACGAGCTCGACGACACCGCCTGGTACCGCACCGGCGACCGGGTGTCCTGGCAGGACGGTTCGCTCGTCCACTTGGGACGGTCGGACCAGCAGGTGAAGGTGCAGGGCTACCGGGTGGAGCTCGGCGAGATCGAAGCCGTGCTGCGGGACCAGGAAGCGGTGCGCGACGCGATCGTGCTGGCCCTGCCCGGCAGCGGCGGCACCACCGAGCTCGAAGCGGTCTGCACGGGTTCGGGCCTCGACCCCGACCGGCTGCTCACCGCCGCGGCCGCCCGGCTGCCCGGGTACATGGTGCCCCGGCGGCTCAGCGTGCTGGACGCGCTGCCCCTCAACGTCAACGGCAAGATCGACCGTTCGGCGCTCACCGCGCAAGCGATCGGGCAGCGCGGATGACCGCCCCGGAAGGGAACACCATGGGAACCGCAAACGCCACCCCGCCCCCGCTCCGCACGGTGCCGCCGGCCGGCCCGGACCTGGTGCCGACGGAGGGGTTCTGCCAGGCGATCGCGAAGCTGCCGACCGGTGTCACGGTGCTGACGACCGTCACCGAGGACACCCCGGTCGGCTGCACGGCCAACGCGGTGATGTCGCTCTCGGCCCACACCCCGAGCGTCCTGGTGTCGCTGGGCAGCCGCAGCCGCACCCTCGCGGCCATCCTCGACACCGGCTCGTTCGCCGTCAACACGCTGTCCTGGTCCCAGCGGGAGCTGACCCGCAAGTTCGCGACCGGCAGCCCGGCCGAGCGGTTCGCCGGCGTCCCGTGGCAACCGGAGCGCCGCGTCCCCGTCCTGACCGCCGCGGGAATGGCGCTGGTCTGCGAGGTGGGCGACACGGCGGACCTGCTCGACCACACCGTGGTCGTGGGCAAGGTGGTCTGGCTGCGCGACACGAACGCGGCCCCGACGGTGCTGTACGGCCGGGAGCAGTACCCGCTCGGGGCTTGAGGAAGCCGGAAAGCGCCCGGCCCGCCGAACTGGCGGGCCGGGCGCTTTGCCGCCGCCCCGACGACACCCGAGTCCTCCGACCGCACCGAAGCGGCGCGGGCGCTGACTCGGCCGCCGGGAAACGGGAGCCGCCCGGCAAAACTCTGCCGCCGGGCGGTCATCGACGCCATCCGCCACCTGATCGAGCAAGACAGCACGCGCGCCGAATCGGCGCGGCCGCATTGCCGTGCGGGGTTCGCTTTGCCGTGCGGGGTTCAGAGTGCGGAGCGGCGGACCGGGCCCGCGTCCGCTACCTGCTCGGCGGTTGCGCGGGCCGCCGCGTCGAGCAGGACCGAAAACCGTGGGTCGGCGCGGATCTCGCGGTGCCAGGCGACCTGGGTGAAGACCTGGAACGGTGCGGTCCACGGCACCTCGACCAGCCGGCCGTCGGCCAGCTCGGTCTCGACGCTGAGGCGGGGCAGCAGCGAAATGCCCAGTCCCGCGGTCAGGGCGTGCTTCACCGCGTCGATCGAGCCGAACGTGAGTGCCCGGACGCGGGTGTCGGCGGCGTCGCCCAGCGTGCGCTCGAACAGGCGCTGGTAGCCGCTGCCGCGGTGCGCGCACAGCAGGGGTTGCCGCGCCAGGCGCGCGGTCGGCACCGGCTCCGGGCCGACCGGCCCGTCCTGACCGGCGACCACCACGAGCGGCTCGGGGCACAGCAACGTCGAATCGGCCTTCGACGAAGAGTCGCAGACGTCGATGAAGAAGGCACAGTCCACATCGGAATCCCCGATCCGGCTCCACGGATCCTCTTCCAGTGGCCGGATTTCCAGTGCGAGCTCGGGGTGGCGGCGGTACAGGTACTCGACGATCGGCACCAGGCGGTAGGACGTGAGGCCACTGTCGGCCCCGACGGTCAGCGCGTCGCCGACGGCGGTGCCTTCGAGCACGGTCTCTTCCGCCATGCGGCTCAGCTTCACGATCTTGTGCGCGTAGCGCCGGAACCGCTGGCCCGCCGCGGTGAGGCGGATGAGCGCGCCGGTGCGGAGGAACAGGTCGCAGGCGAGGTCGCGCTCCAGTTTCTTGATCCGGGCGGTGACCGTCGGCTGGGCGACGCTCAAATCACTGGCCGCCTTGGTGAAACTCGACTTCTCGGCCACGCTGAGGAAAGTGTTCAGTGATGCGGTGTCCACGGCTCGGTTCACCACCGGTCGGGGCAAGGGGCACCGGGGGCGGGCCCCGTACCCGGGCGTGTGTTCCTTTCGCTGGACGGGCTCGATTTTCGCGGCACGGCGGTGTGGACGCCGAGATCCCGGTTGCGGCTCGCGGTTCTCCGGCCGGCCGCAGCGGCCGCTTCCCGGTGGTGGAGCAACTCGGTCCCGGACACGAAACCTCCCAGCGGCCGGCCACGCAACGCCGGCACGGCACCCTTCACGACCACGGTCCCCCCAGTGGTGCCCACGGCGCTTCCTCGGCCGCGGAAAACCTTTTCTCCTGCGCCCGGCGGATACCACCCGGCTCCGACGGACAAACTGCTCCCATCAGGCGGGCACCCGAGGCCGGCGCTTTCACCCGCCGTGGCCGGTACGGCAACGTCCTTCACTCCAAGAGACCAGCATCGCCCCGTCATCCCCTTCACCCTCTCCGCGGGATGAGCACACTTTTCGAATTTCCGGGATCCGCTCCCGCGTTTCCTTCCCACGACGGGAGGATCACCCGAACACCAGGCGCAGCACGGCGCTCACGACGGCGGCACCGATCATCGCGGTCAGGATGGACCGCTTGCCGGCCAGCAACGCGACCCCGGCGCCGACGCCCGCCAGCGCGGTCAGCGTCCGCACCGAGGACACCTCGCCCGAGGCGGGCCACAGCAAGGTGACCACCAGTCCCGCGATGAGCGCCGGAGTCGCGCAGGTCAGCGCGTTGCGCAGCCAGGTGGGCAGTTCCCGCCCGCCGGCCGCCAGCGGCACGACCACCCGCAACGTGAGCGCGGTGGCGCCGAGCGCCAGCACGATCAGCCACTGGTACGTCATCGCCGCACCCCCAGCGCCGCACCGGCCGCGGCGCCCGCGGCGCCGGCGACCAGCACCGGGACGCCCGGGGGCGCCCAGGCGACCAGCGCGCCCGCCGCGACCACGCCGAGGACCGCCAGGCCCCACGCGCGCGCGGTCTTGAGGTGCGCGCGCAGCAGGCCGAGGAAGAACACCGGGTAGGCGGCGTCCAGGCCGAGCCGGCCCGGGTCGCCGATGGCGTCCCCCAGGACAGCACCCAGCGCGGTCCCCATGGTCCAGCCGCACAGGCACAGCGCCCCGGCGATCCGCAGGGTCTTCAGGTCGTAGTGCCCGTCGCCGCGGTGGGCGATCGCCCAGGACCCGTCGGTGATCAGCAGCGCCGTGCCCGCCCGCGACCAGGCGGACCCGGTCAGCGCGGGCGCGATCGTGGTGCCCATCAGCAGGTAGCGCGCGTTGAGCGCGGCCGCGGCGCCGACGACGGCCCAGACCGAGCCGTGCTGCGCGATGACGGCGACGGCGCCGTACTGGGCGCTGCCGGAGAACACCAGCAGCGACATGGCCACCGGGGCCAGCACACCCATCCCGACCGAGGCCGCGAGCGCGCCGAACGCCATGCCGTCCGCCAGGTCGGCCGCGGCCACCGGCAGCACCGGGCGCACGACCCCGGCCGGTGAACGGTGTTCGGCGGCGGTTTCGGTCACGATGTCCACCTCCTCGGTCTCGACCCGACTGACGTTACCAACGAATCCGAGTGTTAGTAACCCGACTGGGTGGCGCTACCCGGCAATAACTTCCCTAAACCCCCGAAACGTCCGGTCTTGCTCCATTCGTGGTAACCAGCAGACGAACTTGTTGGTAATCTGCTGGGTATGACTCCCCGCCCGGCCGCCCCGCCGCCGCTCACCGTGGTCCAGAGCCTGGTGAACACCCGGGAGCTGCTCGAAAACCGCGACGACCTGACCACGGCGGCCGGCCTGGTCGCGTGGACGGCGGCCGAGGGGCTGCCCTGCCCGGCCCAGCCGGCACCGGCGGACCTGACCCGCGTGAGCCGGGTCCGGGAGGCCTTGCGGCAGCTGCTGCACGGCGGCGAGGGCGCCCCGGCCGCGGCGGCCGTGCTCAACGGCGAACTGGCCCGCACCGGCACCCGTCCGCTCCTGCAGGCCGGCCCGCCCGGCGCGGAGTTCGTCGGCGACGGTGGCAGCGCCTTGGACGCGGCGATCACCCGGGTGCTCGCCACCGTGGTCACCGCCCGCCTCGACGGCTCCTTGTCCCGGTTGAAGATCTGCGGCGCCGAGGACTGCCTGTGGGCCTACTACGACCGCTCCCCCAACGCGGTGAGCCGCTGGTGCGAAACCTCGGTCTGCGGCGCCCGCCACAAGATGCGCGCCTACCGCGCCCGCCGCGCCGCGGCCGCCAAGAGCTGAGCCCGGACCGCGAGCGGCGGCGCGGCGACCAGGGGCCGCCGCGCCGCCGGTCTGCGGCTCACCAGCCGACCGCGACCACCAGCCACTGCGGGTCACCGTGGGACACGAACGACGACTGGGCCGCCACGTCGTCGTACGGGAAGCCGTACGCCAGGCGGTTGATGCCGTGGTCGTGCCAGAACTTGGCGTAGTAGTTCGCCGGTGCCGCCTGGTAGTACCGCGCCGGGTCCTGCCACTGGGACTGCGGGAGGTGCGCCGTGTGCCGGTTGAGCGCCGCGCACATGTCGGGGTTGCCGGCCAGCGACCCGGCGCAGCCGGTGATGTTCGACGTGGGTTCGTTGACGCCGACCGACTGCGCGTAGGCGGTGAAGTAGTTCGCGTACCGGCCGCCGGCGCGGAAGTCCGGCGCGCTGCCCGGCGCCGGGATCCGGTACGGCGCGTTCACCGTCGCCAGGCCCTTGAACTCGGTCGGCACCTCGGCCTGGAACCGGGCGAAAGTGGCCGAGCGGTCCTCCTGGAACAACCCGTAGTCGTCGCCGACCTGCACGTCGTAGCCGTCGTGCGCGTGCAGCCGCATGGCCAGCTTCAGCGCGAACGCGTCGACCCGGGTGGTGTTGCCGTTGAACACGTCCGGCCCGACGGTGAACTCGATGAAGTCGGCGTACTGGCCGTTCGGGGTGCCGAGGTAGAAGTACATCCGCCCGGCGGAGTTCGCCGGCATGTCGATGTAGGGCTGCTCGGCGATCGAATGGGTCTGGCCGCCGAAGTTCCAGTACACCTGGCTGTCCGGGTACTTGCCGTTGGTGCGGTTGAGCACCTTCACGGTGAGCACGTTCCGCGCGGCGGGGATGCTGCCGGTGTCGCCCCAGAACGAGTCCGGCGGGGTGCCGGGCTGCGTCGGGACGGTGCCGCCGCCGGTGCCGTAGACCTGGAACTCCCAGAGCGAGACGCCGTAAGGGGTCGCCCGCGCGGTGGTGTTCAGGCGCACGTACCGCCCGGCCCCGGTCACGTTCAGCGTCTGCGTGCCGCCGGTACCGGTGGTCGTCTGGTACACAGTGGACCAGGTGGATCCGTTGTCGGACACCTGGATCTGGTACGCCGTGGCGTAGGCGGCCTCCCAGCGCAGCACGACCTGGCTCACGGTCGCGGCCCCGCCGAGGTCGATCCGGATCCACTGTGGATCGCTGAACTGCGACGACCACCGGGTGGCGGTGTTCCCGTCCACGGCGGCGGTCGCGGGTGTCCCCGCGTTCTCCACCGAAGACGCCGTCACGGCTTTGCCTTGGGATATCAGGGGGTCGGCCGCGTTCGCGGCGGGGGCGACGAGCCCCAGCGCGGTGACCGCGAGAGCGGCGGCCGCGGCCGCCAGGCGGGTGGTGGGTCCGCGACGGCGAAGCCGCGGCGGGGCGTTCGTGGGCATGGTTCCTCCCTGGCCGGGGAAGTGGTCGGACCCGCCGCCGGTCAGGGGACGGCGTCGTCCGGCTCGCCCCTGAGCGCCGGGCGGATGCCCACGGGGGCCGGCGGGGACGATCGGTAGAAAGGTTCATACCACCGGCACCGGCCTGTCAAGCCTTGACAGTTCGGCGCCGCGGAGCGATCCTCGGAACCGGTTCCACCTCGGCGGTCGCCGGCGATAGCCCGCCGATAGCGGCTTGGAAGCCGGCCCCGCGAGACTGGGCGCACCCGCCGGCCCCGGCGGCGGCCCACCCCGGGAACCCCGGCCCGGGACGACCCAGTGGAGGACGCCGAAATGGCGCCTGCGGGAGCAGGGGAACACACCCGGCCGAGCGCCGGAACCGTTTCCGTCGGAATCGAACACGTGCGGCTCAGCTACCACTACCTCGATATCGGGGACATCGACGGAT is a window from the Amycolatopsis sp. cg9 genome containing:
- a CDS encoding flavin reductase family protein produces the protein MGTANATPPPLRTVPPAGPDLVPTEGFCQAIAKLPTGVTVLTTVTEDTPVGCTANAVMSLSAHTPSVLVSLGSRSRTLAAILDTGSFAVNTLSWSQRELTRKFATGSPAERFAGVPWQPERRVPVLTAAGMALVCEVGDTADLLDHTVVVGKVVWLRDTNAAPTVLYGREQYPLGA
- a CDS encoding AzlD domain-containing protein, with product MTYQWLIVLALGATALTLRVVVPLAAGGRELPTWLRNALTCATPALIAGLVVTLLWPASGEVSSVRTLTALAGVGAGVALLAGKRSILTAMIGAAVVSAVLRLVFG
- a CDS encoding beta-1,3-glucanase family protein codes for the protein MTASSVENAGTPATAAVDGNTATRWSSQFSDPQWIRIDLGGAATVSQVVLRWEAAYATAYQIQVSDNGSTWSTVYQTTTGTGGTQTLNVTGAGRYVRLNTTARATPYGVSLWEFQVYGTGGGTVPTQPGTPPDSFWGDTGSIPAARNVLTVKVLNRTNGKYPDSQVYWNFGGQTHSIAEQPYIDMPANSAGRMYFYLGTPNGQYADFIEFTVGPDVFNGNTTRVDAFALKLAMRLHAHDGYDVQVGDDYGLFQEDRSATFARFQAEVPTEFKGLATVNAPYRIPAPGSAPDFRAGGRYANYFTAYAQSVGVNEPTSNITGCAGSLAGNPDMCAALNRHTAHLPQSQWQDPARYYQAAPANYYAKFWHDHGINRLAYGFPYDDVAAQSSFVSHGDPQWLVVAVGW
- a CDS encoding AzlC family ABC transporter permease translates to MTETAAEHRSPAGVVRPVLPVAAADLADGMAFGALAASVGMGVLAPVAMSLLVFSGSAQYGAVAVIAQHGSVWAVVGAAAALNARYLLMGTTIAPALTGSAWSRAGTALLITDGSWAIAHRGDGHYDLKTLRIAGALCLCGWTMGTALGAVLGDAIGDPGRLGLDAAYPVFFLGLLRAHLKTARAWGLAVLGVVAAGALVAWAPPGVPVLVAGAAGAAAGAALGVRR
- a CDS encoding amino acid adenylation domain-containing protein codes for the protein METLYQWFAASAEEHADEPALEVGARTLTYRGLRELAGHVAAEAAAAAGTVPARIGVLAERSVLTYAGYLAAQRLGSTVVPLNPAFPEERNRMIAEAAGLDLVLTEESAGLGVPELVMTEPGAGAARTPPEPRTGDLAYILFTSGSTGKPKGVPIRHRNVCSYLGHVVPRYGMAPGSRVSQTFDLTFDLSVFDMFTAWSGGATLVVPSREDLLAPVRFVAEKRLTHWFAVPSIVSYAQRLRSLRPGSMPTLRWSLFCGEPLTTHQAEAWQRAAPGGVVENLYGPTELTISCAEFRLPADPADWPVTANGTVPVGRPYPSLSHVVLDDRGRPAVEGELCARGPQRFPGYLDPAANEGRFYHFGPGDETARLHGPDDELDDTAWYRTGDRVSWQDGSLVHLGRSDQQVKVQGYRVELGEIEAVLRDQEAVRDAIVLALPGSGGTTELEAVCTGSGLDPDRLLTAAAARLPGYMVPRRLSVLDALPLNVNGKIDRSALTAQAIGQRG
- a CDS encoding CGNR zinc finger domain-containing protein, producing the protein MTPRPAAPPPLTVVQSLVNTRELLENRDDLTTAAGLVAWTAAEGLPCPAQPAPADLTRVSRVREALRQLLHGGEGAPAAAAVLNGELARTGTRPLLQAGPPGAEFVGDGGSALDAAITRVLATVVTARLDGSLSRLKICGAEDCLWAYYDRSPNAVSRWCETSVCGARHKMRAYRARRAAAAKS
- a CDS encoding LysR family transcriptional regulator — protein: MVNRAVDTASLNTFLSVAEKSSFTKAASDLSVAQPTVTARIKKLERDLACDLFLRTGALIRLTAAGQRFRRYAHKIVKLSRMAEETVLEGTAVGDALTVGADSGLTSYRLVPIVEYLYRRHPELALEIRPLEEDPWSRIGDSDVDCAFFIDVCDSSSKADSTLLCPEPLVVVAGQDGPVGPEPVPTARLARQPLLCAHRGSGYQRLFERTLGDAADTRVRALTFGSIDAVKHALTAGLGISLLPRLSVETELADGRLVEVPWTAPFQVFTQVAWHREIRADPRFSVLLDAAARATAEQVADAGPVRRSAL